One genomic segment of Gossypium arboreum isolate Shixiya-1 chromosome 3, ASM2569848v2, whole genome shotgun sequence includes these proteins:
- the LOC108479352 gene encoding uncharacterized protein At4g14100-like, producing the protein MAFADLSLMKPLSKIILFLCLVLIFTSSLGFCKPTLDKDPTPTPWPLQFHSILVMNYSGILQVIDLWYDWPNGRNFNIIQHQLGNVLYDLEWNNGTSFFYTLDSFKTCSSAHLEVGILRPNWLEGATYLGQQHVDGFLCNVWEKVEFIWYFEDVVTKRPVHWVFYTGREAHVMTFDVGAVLEDSKWQAPVYCFHNTTASTDSTTHGLLDGVLKGFKFRV; encoded by the exons ATGGCCTTCGCCGACCTAAGCCTTATGAAGCCCTTGTCCAAGATCATCCTCTTCCTCTGCCTCGTTCTCATTTTCACTTCTTCACTCGGCTTCTGCAAACCCACACTTGACAAAGACCCGACCCCAACCCCATGGCCGCTCCAATTCCACTCCATCCTGGTGATGAACTATAGTGGAATTCTGCAGGTAATCGACCTCTGGTACGACTGGCCCAACGGAAGAAACTTCAACATAATTCAGCACCAGCTTGGCAATGTCCTCTATGATCTTGAGTGGAATAATGGCACTTCCTTCTTTTACACCCTCGATTCCTTCAAAACCTGCAGTAGTGCACACCTTGAGGTTGGGATTTTACGCCCCAACTGGCTAGAGGGTGCTACGTACTTGGGTCAGCAACACGTAGATGGGTTCCTTTGCAATGTGTGGGAGAAGGTGGAATTTATCTGGTATTTTGAGGATGTTGTCACTAAGAGGCCCGTTCATTGGGTCTTCTACACGG GGAGGGAGGCACATGTGATGACATTTGATGTGGGAGCAGTTCTTGAGGATTCCAAGTGGCAAGCCCCCGTCTACTGCTTTCACAACACCACCGCCTCAACTGATTCCACTACCCACGGATTGCTGGATGGAGTTCTCAAAG GATTTAAGTTTAGGGTTTGA